In one window of Nakamurella alba DNA:
- a CDS encoding 3-isopropylmalate dehydrogenase has protein sequence MKLAVIPGDGIGPEVVAEGLKVLTGVLPSVETTTYDLGAARWHRTGELLPDSVLRELRQHDAILLGAVGDPTVPSGILERGLLLRLRFELDHCVNLRPARLYPGVPGPLAGDQAVDLMVVREGTEGPYVGNGGLLRKDTPQEIATEVSLNTYFGVERVVRDAFARAMRRPRRHLTLVHKTNVLVHAGQLWSRVVEEVSMEFPDVSVSYTHVDSAMIYLVTDPGRFDVVVTDNLFGDILTDLAAAVSGGIGLAASGNLDPSKANPSMFEPVHGSAPDIAGTGQADPTATVLSVGLLLDHLGLPDAARRVEAAVAFDLATRQPGSIGRTSAIGDRLAALAAS, from the coding sequence ATGAAGCTGGCGGTCATTCCTGGAGACGGAATCGGTCCTGAGGTCGTCGCGGAAGGGCTCAAGGTGCTGACCGGCGTGCTGCCGTCGGTCGAGACCACCACCTACGACCTGGGTGCCGCCCGCTGGCACCGCACCGGCGAGCTGTTGCCGGACTCGGTGCTGCGCGAGCTGCGCCAGCACGACGCGATCCTGCTCGGTGCGGTCGGCGACCCGACGGTGCCGTCCGGGATCCTGGAGCGCGGACTGCTGCTGCGCCTGCGGTTCGAGCTCGACCACTGCGTGAACCTGCGCCCGGCCCGCCTGTACCCGGGTGTGCCCGGACCGCTGGCAGGTGACCAGGCCGTCGACCTGATGGTGGTCCGCGAGGGCACCGAGGGTCCGTACGTCGGCAACGGCGGCCTGCTGCGCAAGGACACCCCGCAGGAGATCGCCACCGAGGTCTCGCTCAACACCTACTTCGGCGTGGAGCGCGTCGTCCGCGACGCCTTCGCCCGCGCCATGCGCCGGCCGCGCCGGCATCTGACCCTGGTGCACAAGACCAACGTGCTGGTGCACGCCGGCCAGCTGTGGAGCCGGGTGGTGGAGGAGGTGTCGATGGAGTTCCCCGACGTCTCCGTCTCTTACACGCACGTCGACTCCGCGATGATCTACCTGGTCACCGACCCGGGCCGGTTCGACGTGGTGGTCACCGACAACCTGTTCGGCGACATCCTCACCGACCTCGCCGCGGCCGTCTCCGGCGGTATCGGTCTGGCCGCCTCCGGCAACCTGGACCCGTCGAAGGCGAACCCGAGCATGTTTGAGCCGGTGCACGGCTCGGCCCCGGACATCGCCGGCACCGGCCAGGCCGACCCGACCGCGACCGTGCTCTCGGTCGGTCTGCTGCTCGACCACCTCGGGCTGCCGGACGCCGCCCGCCGGGTCGAGGCCGCGGTGGCCTTCGACCTCGCCACCCGCCAGCCCGGATCGATCGGCCGCACCTCGGCCATCGGCGACCGCCTGGCGGCTCTCGCCGCCAGCTGA